One window of the Lytechinus pictus isolate F3 Inbred chromosome 5, Lp3.0, whole genome shotgun sequence genome contains the following:
- the LOC129261247 gene encoding ATP-dependent helicase wrn-1-like, producing MASCIPPDRFSENDLKKALEYASSNLGFVDGFRVEQREALTSFLRGHDLFVSLPTGFGKSVIFQAAPYCVDYLRKLQDPDIYTPKSLVIAVMPLKSLISDQLNRAKDLRLEAADMTGGVTDHISEGISSGKFSVLYASPESLLGDEGKDLFDIPALKERLCGLVIDESHCVTKWGTSSGDTKVFRSAYGKLGEVRAKLKSSVPTIALTATSTKQVRRSVADNLGLRNFVSISKSPEKRNIKHAAFKARKDFDSMFGWLIDDVKTMGDGCDRVIIYRSPGRWYVDMFHTNTEHDVQQSIIESFSHEDGCVRVLIATIAYGMGVDVKCVYSTIICGRCTDLDDYMQMSGRIGRDGKPSVAITIQFPGDVAGRTMTESMKDFMKGDRCRREVVR from the exons ATGGCATCTTGTATACCTCCAGATCGTTTTAGTGAAAATGATCTCAAGAAAGCGTTGGAATACGCCTCATCAAACCTCGGCTTTGTGGACGGGTTTAGAGTGgaacaaagagaagcattgACGTCGTTCCTCCGTGGTCACGACTTATTCGTAAGTCTTCCGACTGGATTCGGTAAGAGCGTTATCTTCCAAGCTGCTCCTTATTGTGTAGATTATCTCCGCAAATTGCAGGATCCTGACATTTATACTCCGAAGTCCCTGGTAATCGCAGTGATGCCTCTGAAATCGTTAATTTCAGATCAACTGAACAGAGCAAAGGATCTGAGACTTGAAGCAGCGGACATGACGGGAGGAGTCACTGACCACATCAGCGAGGGCATCTCGTCGGGGAAGTTCTCCGTACTATACGCAAGCCCCGAGAGCCTCCTAGGAGATGAAGGCAAAGATCTCTTCGACATTCCTGCTTTGAAAGAAAGGCTGTGTGGTCTTGTGATCGACGAAAGTCATTGTGTGACAAAGTg gGGGACTTCATCAGGAGACACTAAGGTATTCAGGAGCGCTTATGGCAAGTTAGGAGAGGTGAGGGCCAAGCTGAAATCTTCAGTTCCCACGATAGCCCTCACTGCAACATCAACCAAGCAGGTGAGGAGGTCTGTTGCTGATAACTTAGGCCTTCGCAACTTCGTATCAATCAGCAAATCGCCAGAAAAGAGGAACATTAAGCATGCTGCGTTCAAAGCACGGAAGGACTTTGACTCCATGTTTGGATGGCTTATTGACGATGTGAAAACGATGGGAGATGGTTGCGACAGAGTAATCATCTACCGCAGTCCAGGAAGGTG GTATGTGGATATGTTCCACACCAATACGGAACATGACGTTCAACAGAGCATAATTGAAAGTTTCAGCCATGAAGATGGATGCGTAAGAGTGTTAATAGCAACGATTGCGTATGGAATGGGCGTGGATGTCAAATGTGTTTACAGCACCATTATCTGTGGAAGGTGTACCGACCTCGATGACTACATGCAGATGAGTGGTCGCATCGGCAGAGATGGGAAACCAAGTGTAGCCATCACCATACAGTTTCCAGGGGATGTTGCTGGAAGAACAATGACAGAAAGCATGAAGGACTTCATGAAGGGCGATCGTTGCCGCCGAGAAGTTGTTAGATAA